From one Peptoniphilaceae bacterium AMB_02 genomic stretch:
- a CDS encoding 4Fe-4S binding protein yields MIGKKLVALVFSPTGSTLKVVRRFSKHFEDSEIIELTTGKSASNLEFDDETMVLFAFPVYAGRVPDVYFDRLEDVYGDENYAIIIGVYGNRHYDDALFEMYEMLSERDFNVIAAAAFVAEHTYSSKIAGGRPDEADLEMVDAFVDILQLLTPDDIPPKIPGDYPYREGVGVSTWAPYPSDGCISCGVCSMVCPVGIINPDGELPKEMIIDCLHCMACVKRCPTNVRFADDEALLKLIAHLEENFAEPRKEPEIFL; encoded by the coding sequence ATGATTGGCAAAAAACTTGTAGCTTTAGTGTTTAGTCCAACCGGAAGTACATTAAAGGTTGTAAGACGATTTTCAAAACATTTTGAAGATTCTGAAATAATTGAATTAACAACCGGTAAAAGTGCTTCGAATTTAGAGTTTGACGATGAAACGATGGTTTTATTCGCTTTTCCGGTATATGCAGGACGGGTACCCGATGTTTATTTTGATAGATTAGAGGATGTTTATGGAGACGAAAACTATGCGATAATTATCGGAGTATATGGTAATAGACATTATGATGATGCACTTTTCGAAATGTATGAGATGCTCTCTGAAAGAGATTTTAATGTCATTGCTGCAGCTGCATTTGTTGCAGAGCATACTTATAGTTCAAAAATTGCAGGCGGCAGACCGGATGAAGCGGATTTGGAAATGGTAGATGCATTTGTAGACATTTTACAATTATTGACGCCTGATGACATCCCGCCTAAGATCCCCGGTGATTATCCATACCGTGAAGGAGTGGGAGTAAGTACTTGGGCTCCATACCCAAGCGACGGATGTATAAGCTGCGGAGTATGCAGTATGGTTTGTCCCGTCGGGATAATCAATCCTGATGGAGAACTTCCAAAAGAGATGATAATCGATTGTCTGCACTGCATGGCATGTGTCAAGAGATGCCCGACCAATGTTAGATTTGCAGATGATGAAGCATTACTTAAACTCATAGCTCATTTAGAAGAAAACTTTGCAGAGCCTAGAAAAGAACCTGAAATATTTTTATAG
- a CDS encoding TPM domain-containing protein, whose protein sequence is MVTIKRLFMSALILMILCTGASASSIVKVIDNAGLFSSSELEDLTKIAEEMSAKYDLDIGIGTTNSTNGMTTMQYSDYFYENNGFGSNGSGVFVMYDMDNREIFIITEGRGKDKINDSKVEGLLDSVFDNGLKDGRYYDSAVAYLKKLNVYLRGNYLSPLDMGISALGAIGAGGGFFGAVKSKYKARTQPVEFSFRNNSIVNFASLDDKLLDTRVVTRVIPRNTGKGGGWRGGGGTTTRSSSTGSGRTYGGGGRKF, encoded by the coding sequence ATGGTAACTATAAAGAGACTGTTCATGAGCGCATTGATATTAATGATTTTATGTACCGGAGCCAGTGCTTCAAGTATCGTTAAAGTAATCGATAATGCAGGGCTCTTCAGCTCATCCGAACTCGAAGATTTAACCAAAATAGCAGAAGAGATGAGTGCAAAATACGATTTGGATATCGGTATTGGAACTACAAATAGTACAAATGGCATGACCACGATGCAATACAGTGATTATTTTTATGAAAACAATGGTTTTGGATCAAATGGCAGTGGAGTCTTCGTAATGTACGATATGGACAATAGGGAGATATTTATCATCACCGAAGGAAGAGGCAAGGATAAAATTAACGATTCCAAAGTAGAGGGACTTTTGGATTCAGTTTTCGACAATGGGTTAAAAGACGGCAGGTACTATGATTCGGCAGTTGCCTATTTAAAGAAGCTTAATGTCTATTTAAGGGGTAATTATCTATCTCCTCTTGATATGGGTATCAGTGCTCTGGGAGCAATTGGTGCAGGTGGAGGTTTCTTTGGTGCAGTAAAATCTAAGTACAAAGCCAGGACTCAGCCGGTTGAATTTAGTTTTAGGAATAATTCGATAGTGAATTTTGCTTCGTTAGATGATAAATTGTTAGACACCCGAGTTGTTACCAGAGTAATTCCGCGTAATACCGGTAAAGGCGGAGGATGGCGAGGTGGAGGTGGAACTACCACGAGGTCATCTTCAACCGGAAGTGGAAGAACTTATGGTGGAGGAGGAAGGAAATTCTAA
- a CDS encoding J domain-containing protein yields MNPISRFYGGFLSGLSAFLYGFFEVFIIILDFLVGIVEGIKRIIISLLLVGCLFIFFSPFLILLLHPAVILAIIFFIVFPLLGSKFISFLRYQQYTVTEYLNDKSEYYKTGKKVHSNFEDYGRAYREMQEENYRRAQQERQRQEEEMWEQVFREFFEQAQRGRGYGGYTGGYTGGYTGGYTGQTGGGYYQHPLDEFKKKFEAACDTLGVPHNSDFYQIKLAYRKLAKTYHPDLNPSPDATTKFQEINAAFEFLSEENINRYKQLMQN; encoded by the coding sequence TTGAATCCTATAAGTAGATTTTACGGTGGTTTTTTAAGCGGATTATCAGCTTTTTTATATGGTTTTTTTGAAGTCTTTATTATAATTTTGGACTTCTTGGTCGGAATAGTAGAGGGAATCAAGAGAATAATTATTTCACTACTATTGGTGGGGTGTTTATTTATTTTCTTTTCACCATTTTTAATTTTACTTCTACATCCGGCTGTAATCCTGGCTATAATATTCTTTATAGTCTTTCCTCTACTTGGTTCAAAGTTCATATCATTCCTAAGGTATCAGCAGTATACAGTAACCGAGTATTTGAACGATAAGTCTGAATATTATAAAACGGGAAAAAAAGTACATTCGAATTTTGAAGATTATGGTAGAGCATACAGAGAGATGCAGGAAGAAAACTATAGAAGGGCACAACAGGAAAGACAAAGACAAGAAGAGGAAATGTGGGAGCAGGTATTTAGAGAATTTTTCGAACAAGCTCAAAGAGGACGAGGTTACGGAGGTTATACCGGTGGCTACACGGGCGGATATACAGGTGGTTATACCGGACAGACGGGAGGAGGATATTATCAACATCCTCTAGACGAATTTAAAAAGAAATTTGAAGCGGCATGTGACACCTTAGGTGTACCACATAATTCTGATTTTTATCAGATAAAACTCGCTTATAGGAAACTTGCAAAAACCTATCATCCAGATTTGAATCCAAGTCCTGATGCTACCACTAAATTCCAAGAAATAAATGCTGCATTTGAGTTCCTGTCAGAAGAAAATATAAATAGATATAAACAGCTTATGCAAAACTAA
- a CDS encoding metallopeptidase family protein, protein MNEFISIDRMHEILDEIAEELPSEFFNKLNGGIVLLPDEKISEDAIYNDLFILGEYHRSGMGRYIKIYYGSFKRVFHYLSEDELKEKLRETLVHEFVHHLEGLAGLRDLEIEDSINLEEYRKNRGY, encoded by the coding sequence ATGAATGAATTTATCTCCATAGATAGGATGCACGAAATTCTGGACGAGATTGCCGAAGAACTGCCCAGTGAATTTTTTAATAAGTTAAATGGCGGTATAGTACTGCTTCCTGATGAGAAGATAAGTGAGGATGCTATTTATAATGATTTATTCATCTTGGGCGAGTATCATCGCTCGGGTATGGGTAGATATATAAAAATATATTATGGATCCTTTAAAAGAGTTTTTCATTATTTATCGGAAGATGAATTAAAAGAAAAACTGAGAGAGACTCTAGTACATGAATTTGTACACCATTTAGAAGGTTTGGCAGGACTTAGAGATCTTGAAATTGAAGACAGTATTAATTTAGAAGAGTATAGAAAAAATAGAGGTTATTAG
- the smpB gene encoding SsrA-binding protein SmpB: protein MSKEKGKNRVVANNRKARHEYFIEDIYEAGIVLSGTEVKSIRQGKVSIKEAFCTIVDGEMFIQGMHISPYDHGNIYNLDPVRTRKLLLHKAQINKLFGQVTTAGYTIVPLSVNIREGLVKIDIALVKGKKLYDKRETQAKKDAQRRIDRALKEY from the coding sequence TTGAGTAAAGAAAAGGGTAAAAATAGAGTAGTAGCAAATAATAGAAAGGCTAGACATGAGTATTTTATTGAAGATATTTATGAAGCAGGAATTGTTTTAAGTGGTACGGAAGTAAAGTCGATTAGGCAAGGTAAAGTCTCGATAAAAGAAGCTTTCTGTACGATTGTTGATGGAGAGATGTTTATACAAGGGATGCATATAAGCCCTTATGATCATGGCAATATATACAATCTCGACCCGGTTAGAACAAGGAAACTTCTCCTTCATAAAGCACAAATAAATAAATTATTTGGGCAGGTCACAACTGCAGGTTATACTATAGTTCCTCTTTCGGTAAATATTAGAGAGGGACTTGTGAAAATAGATATAGCATTGGTAAAGGGTAAAAAACTCTACGACAAGAGAGAAACTCAAGCCAAAAAGGATGCACAAAGGAGAATAGACAGAGCACTCAAGGAGTATTAG
- the rnr gene encoding ribonuclease R, whose translation MGLKDKLLEYINSSEYMGETKEQLAKNFAIDVDDYRSFFKALIDMEKDGSVYLSKKGKYLPVDMNENALVGQFIGNAGGFGFFESSDPSSPDVFIPPNGIKGAMHGDKVIIRITRNAEDGMRREGEVIKILSENGVEIVGTLVKEGKYYFVEPNNSKFSTDIFVKPENLKGAKHHDKVVVVVQKRAVGDKNPEGVVTEVIGHKTEKGIEITSIARQFNLPYIFPAKVIEEARRLGSEVKDSELVGRTDFTNHFVVTIDGEDAKDFDDAISIKKDGDNYILYVHIADVANYVKPGTAIDAEAYKRGNSVYMLDRVIPMLPEELSNELCSLKPNVIRLTHTVEMKIDSEGKVEDYKFYKSFIKSSFRLIYDDVSDLLEGINDVYGDEDLKMSLKLMEELYIILKEMRERRGAIDFNLRETHFEFNDEGEVIDVGVLERRVANRIIEEFMIVTNETVASHFGYMDYPFIYRIHEEPSSERIKSFEVLMHNLGYRFKGKEIHSKDFSELLKEVDGKPEETIIGTLLLRSLRKARYSSEADIHFGLASTHYTHFTAPIRRYSDLVIHRFFKNAVDESLNMNYDLKDIERLDKIAEHVSETERNAEEAEREVESLLKMQYMKKFIGQEFNGIVSSLTSFGIFVQLENTVEGLIHFRDLNDDYYYFDSDKYVIFGEKTGRQIKLGNKIRIRVVGVNETRSEINFELVKW comes from the coding sequence ATGGGTTTAAAAGATAAATTATTGGAGTATATTAACTCGAGTGAGTACATGGGAGAGACCAAAGAACAATTAGCCAAGAATTTTGCTATAGATGTCGACGACTATAGGAGCTTTTTCAAGGCACTTATAGATATGGAAAAAGATGGCAGTGTTTATCTATCAAAAAAAGGTAAATATCTACCGGTTGACATGAACGAAAATGCACTTGTCGGTCAATTTATTGGAAATGCCGGCGGATTCGGTTTTTTTGAAAGTTCAGATCCTTCTTCTCCGGACGTTTTCATTCCACCAAATGGAATAAAAGGTGCTATGCATGGAGATAAAGTAATAATCAGGATTACCAGAAATGCCGAAGATGGTATGAGGAGAGAGGGAGAGGTAATTAAAATACTCTCTGAGAATGGAGTTGAAATTGTAGGAACCCTGGTAAAAGAGGGCAAGTATTATTTTGTAGAACCGAACAATTCGAAGTTTTCAACAGATATATTTGTTAAGCCTGAAAACCTGAAAGGTGCAAAACATCATGACAAGGTTGTAGTCGTCGTACAAAAGAGAGCAGTAGGAGATAAAAACCCTGAAGGTGTCGTTACAGAGGTAATTGGGCATAAAACCGAGAAGGGAATTGAGATTACCTCTATTGCAAGACAATTCAACCTCCCTTATATCTTTCCGGCAAAAGTCATTGAAGAAGCAAGAAGGCTTGGGTCAGAAGTCAAAGATAGCGAACTTGTAGGTAGGACAGATTTCACAAATCACTTTGTAGTTACCATAGACGGTGAAGATGCTAAAGATTTTGACGATGCAATATCGATAAAAAAAGATGGGGATAATTATATTTTATACGTCCATATAGCTGATGTAGCCAATTATGTTAAGCCGGGTACAGCGATAGATGCAGAAGCCTATAAAAGAGGGAATTCCGTATATATGCTCGATAGAGTAATTCCAATGCTGCCTGAAGAACTTTCCAACGAATTATGCAGTTTAAAACCTAATGTAATCAGACTTACGCATACGGTGGAGATGAAAATTGACAGCGAGGGAAAGGTAGAGGACTATAAATTCTATAAATCCTTTATAAAGAGCAGTTTCAGGCTGATATACGACGATGTTTCCGATTTGCTTGAGGGGATAAATGATGTATATGGTGACGAAGATTTAAAAATGTCCCTCAAACTCATGGAAGAACTTTATATTATATTAAAGGAAATGAGAGAGAGAAGAGGAGCCATCGATTTTAATCTGAGAGAAACTCATTTTGAATTCAACGATGAAGGCGAAGTTATAGACGTTGGTGTCTTGGAGAGAAGAGTCGCAAATAGGATTATCGAAGAGTTTATGATAGTTACAAATGAGACGGTTGCAAGTCATTTTGGTTATATGGATTATCCTTTTATTTATAGAATACACGAGGAGCCTTCCAGTGAGAGAATAAAATCTTTTGAAGTATTAATGCATAATTTGGGTTACCGTTTCAAGGGCAAGGAGATTCATTCCAAAGATTTCAGCGAGCTCCTCAAGGAAGTTGATGGAAAACCTGAGGAAACAATAATAGGAACTCTACTTTTAAGGTCTTTGAGAAAAGCCAGATACAGTAGTGAGGCTGATATACATTTTGGACTAGCTTCAACACATTATACTCATTTTACGGCACCGATAAGAAGGTATTCAGATCTTGTAATTCATAGATTTTTCAAAAATGCTGTAGATGAGAGTTTGAACATGAATTATGATTTAAAGGATATCGAAAGACTTGATAAGATTGCCGAACATGTTTCTGAAACGGAGAGAAATGCTGAAGAAGCTGAAAGAGAAGTTGAATCACTTCTTAAGATGCAATATATGAAGAAGTTTATTGGACAAGAATTCAATGGAATCGTAAGTTCTCTAACCTCTTTCGGTATATTTGTACAGCTTGAAAATACTGTTGAAGGTTTAATACATTTTAGAGATTTAAATGACGATTATTACTATTTTGACAGTGATAAATATGTGATATTCGGAGAAAAAACAGGAAGACAGATAAAACTGGGTAATAAAATACGAATAAGAGTCGTGGGAGTTAACGAGACTAGAAGTGAGATTAATTTTGAATTAGTAAAGTGGTGA
- a CDS encoding IS1182 family transposase, producing MVPEDHILRKIDKYIKFDFIYELVEDLYCLDNGRPSIDPVVLLKITLIQYLFNIKSMRQTIKDIEVNLAYRWFLGFDFYDKIPHFTTFSQNYRRRFKDTNIFEDIFQNILLQAIEEGLVDTNIQFVDSTHVKAHANRYKVVKVKVKKEVKYYQKKLEKEINEDRKKHDKKPFDPKDKDEELKEVTKSTTDPEAGLFHKGEHKEVFAYSVQTSCDKNGWILGFKSYPGNLHDGTTFKDFFDEKLKRLNPKKLVMDAGYKFPAIAKELFDDGVFPVFPYTRQKTKPKLENPFYKRDFVYDEYYNCYLCPANEVLGYSTTNREGYRQYKSNPKICVNCGYLGRCTSSKKHQKIITRHIWQDYLDISEEYRYTYKGKAEYKKRKETIERQFGSAKEYHGFRYTNMVGIKKMDMKAALTFATLNMKKLAIILSKRDKKPPKNNGVLRKILNFANRFVKIEQTLIFNQGLSSV from the coding sequence ATGGTTCCCGAAGATCATATACTTAGAAAAATAGATAAATACATTAAATTTGATTTCATATATGAATTAGTTGAAGATTTGTACTGTCTTGATAACGGACGACCTAGTATAGATCCCGTTGTTTTGCTTAAGATTACCTTAATCCAATACCTTTTCAACATAAAAAGCATGAGACAAACAATTAAAGATATTGAAGTAAATCTTGCTTACAGATGGTTTTTAGGTTTTGATTTTTACGATAAAATACCTCATTTCACAACTTTTAGTCAAAACTACAGAAGAAGATTTAAAGATACAAACATATTTGAAGATATTTTTCAAAACATACTACTACAAGCCATTGAAGAAGGCTTAGTTGATACAAATATCCAATTTGTTGACTCAACACATGTTAAAGCACATGCCAATAGGTATAAGGTTGTTAAAGTAAAAGTGAAAAAAGAGGTAAAATACTATCAAAAAAAGTTAGAAAAAGAAATAAACGAAGATAGAAAAAAACATGATAAAAAGCCATTTGATCCTAAAGATAAAGATGAAGAACTAAAAGAAGTAACAAAAAGCACAACAGATCCTGAAGCAGGACTATTCCATAAAGGTGAACATAAAGAAGTATTTGCATACAGCGTACAGACATCATGTGATAAAAATGGATGGATATTAGGTTTTAAATCATATCCTGGAAACTTACACGATGGAACAACATTTAAAGATTTCTTTGATGAAAAGTTAAAACGATTGAACCCTAAAAAACTAGTTATGGATGCAGGCTACAAATTCCCGGCAATAGCGAAAGAACTGTTTGATGATGGAGTATTTCCAGTATTTCCATACACAAGGCAAAAAACAAAACCAAAACTAGAAAACCCATTCTACAAAAGAGATTTTGTGTATGACGAATACTACAACTGTTACCTTTGTCCAGCAAATGAAGTATTAGGATACTCAACCACAAATAGAGAAGGATATAGGCAGTACAAGAGCAACCCAAAGATCTGTGTAAACTGTGGGTACCTAGGAAGGTGTACAAGTAGTAAAAAACACCAAAAGATAATAACTAGACATATCTGGCAAGATTATCTTGATATCTCAGAAGAATACCGGTATACATATAAAGGGAAAGCAGAGTATAAAAAGAGAAAAGAAACAATAGAAAGGCAATTTGGGAGTGCAAAGGAATATCATGGATTTAGATATACCAATATGGTAGGTATAAAGAAAATGGATATGAAAGCAGCACTTACTTTTGCGACCCTAAATATGAAAAAGTTAGCAATAATCTTAAGTAAAAGAGATAAAAAACCACCAAAAAATAATGGTGTTTTAAGAAAAATATTGAACTTTGCTAATAGATTTGTCAAAATAGAGCAAACCCTGATTTTTAATCAGGGTTTGTCTTCAGTCTGA
- the secG gene encoding preprotein translocase subunit SecG, giving the protein MKQILTIILMLASLVIIGAVMMTEPKTQGMGSISGGDTNIFGRGGKKSKEVLLNRIIVSAFSVFIITAVLVAAIK; this is encoded by the coding sequence ATGAAGCAGATATTGACAATTATTTTAATGCTCGCAAGTTTAGTTATAATAGGAGCTGTTATGATGACCGAACCTAAGACTCAAGGAATGGGTTCTATATCAGGTGGAGATACCAATATATTTGGTAGAGGTGGCAAAAAGTCAAAAGAAGTTTTATTAAACAGAATAATAGTAAGCGCTTTTAGCGTCTTTATTATAACAGCTGTATTAGTTGCAGCAATAAAATAA
- the eno gene encoding phosphopyruvate hydratase, whose translation MSLIVDVYAREVLDSRGNPTVEVEVVTEEGAFGRAIVPSGASTGAFEAVELRDGDKSRYLGKGVEQAVKNVNEIIADEIIGWEVSDQVGIDEYMIELDDTDNKGKLGANAILGVSIAVAKAAAEEHNMELYEYLGGSNAKTLPVPMMNILNGGEHADNNVDIQEFMVMPVGAKNFKEALRMGAEVFHNLKAVLKEKGLATSVGDEGGFAPNLSSNEEALMTIVEAIKKAGYEPGTDICLALDVAATELYEDGKYVLKGENRELSVNEMVDYYVDLTSKYPIISIEDGLDEEDWEGWKLLSEKLGDKIQLVGDDLFVTNTVRLQKGIDNKVANSILVKLNQIGTITETLDAIELAKRHGYTAVISHRSGESEDTTIADLAVATNAGQIKTGAPSRTDRVAKYNQLLRIEDYLGLNSRYDGIKTFYNLDK comes from the coding sequence ATGAGTTTAATAGTAGATGTTTATGCAAGAGAAGTTTTGGATTCAAGAGGAAATCCTACTGTTGAAGTAGAAGTTGTTACTGAAGAGGGAGCTTTCGGTAGAGCGATTGTACCATCGGGAGCCAGTACAGGTGCATTTGAAGCTGTTGAATTAAGAGACGGAGATAAAAGCAGATACCTTGGAAAAGGCGTTGAGCAAGCAGTTAAAAATGTTAATGAAATCATAGCTGATGAAATAATCGGTTGGGAAGTTTCAGACCAAGTAGGTATAGATGAGTATATGATAGAATTAGATGATACCGACAATAAGGGCAAACTTGGAGCTAATGCGATTCTTGGAGTATCCATAGCTGTTGCTAAAGCTGCTGCTGAAGAGCATAATATGGAGCTTTACGAGTACCTTGGAGGATCAAATGCTAAAACCCTTCCTGTTCCAATGATGAATATACTAAATGGTGGAGAGCACGCAGACAATAATGTAGACATTCAAGAATTTATGGTTATGCCTGTTGGTGCCAAGAATTTTAAAGAAGCTCTAAGAATGGGAGCTGAAGTTTTCCATAATCTTAAGGCTGTATTAAAAGAAAAAGGTCTTGCTACTTCAGTTGGTGATGAAGGTGGTTTTGCACCTAATCTTAGCAGCAATGAAGAAGCATTGATGACTATAGTTGAAGCGATTAAAAAAGCCGGCTATGAGCCTGGAACTGATATATGCTTAGCGCTTGATGTTGCAGCTACTGAATTATATGAGGACGGAAAATATGTTCTTAAAGGTGAAAACAGAGAATTAAGCGTTAATGAAATGGTAGATTACTATGTTGACTTAACCTCAAAATATCCTATAATCTCAATCGAAGACGGTTTAGATGAAGAAGATTGGGAAGGATGGAAATTATTGTCAGAAAAACTTGGAGATAAAATCCAATTGGTAGGCGACGATTTATTTGTTACAAATACAGTTAGACTACAAAAAGGTATTGATAACAAAGTAGCTAATTCTATACTTGTTAAGCTTAACCAAATCGGAACTATTACTGAAACTCTTGACGCAATTGAACTTGCCAAGAGACATGGTTATACTGCTGTTATCTCACATAGATCCGGAGAATCAGAAGATACTACTATTGCAGATTTAGCTGTTGCTACAAATGCGGGTCAAATAAAAACAGGTGCTCCAAGTAGAACTGATAGAGTTGCAAAATATAATCAATTGCTAAGAATTGAAGATTATTTAGGACTCAATAGCAGATACGACGGGATTAAAACATTTTATAATTTAGACAAATAA
- the gpmI gene encoding 2,3-bisphosphoglycerate-independent phosphoglycerate mutase gives MMKKAMLIILDGWGCGVDYPGNAVMLAETHVFDNLIKTYPHTTLSASGLSVGLPEGQMGNSEVGHLNIGSGRIIYQELTKISKAINDGVFFTNPALVESVEHAKKAGKSLHLMGLVSDGGVHSHNTHLYALLNLCKLHDFHDVYIHAFLDGRDVAPTIGATHIQELVDEIEEIGVGKIATITGRYYAMDRDKRWERTEMAYNAIVLGEGKLSVDPVGSVRESYDEGVTDEFVLPIVLTEDDKPVKMLEDGDSVLFFNFRPDRGRQLSHAITDTIFEGFDRKVVLKNLHYTTMTEYDKTLKGVNIAYPPETYENTLGYYISKNGYRQLRIAETEKYAHVTFFFNGGVEIPNEGEDRVLIPSPKVATYDLKPEMSAIEVKNEAVNRINTEDYQLIILNFANSDMVGHSGIIPAAVKAVETVDTCLGELVEATQKHGYTLLVTADHGNSEQMIDSETGGPFTAHTTNPVPFIVIGEGDIKLEEGILADIAPTILDIMGLKQPAEMTGRSLIIREE, from the coding sequence ATGATGAAAAAAGCGATGCTTATTATTCTTGATGGATGGGGATGTGGTGTGGATTATCCCGGAAATGCCGTTATGTTGGCGGAAACACACGTATTTGATAATTTGATCAAGACCTATCCGCATACCACGCTATCAGCGAGTGGTTTATCAGTAGGACTTCCCGAAGGGCAAATGGGTAATTCCGAAGTAGGTCATTTAAATATAGGTTCAGGTAGAATTATCTATCAAGAATTGACAAAGATTTCAAAAGCGATTAATGACGGTGTGTTTTTCACTAACCCCGCATTAGTAGAATCAGTAGAACATGCAAAAAAAGCGGGTAAGAGCCTTCATCTTATGGGACTTGTATCGGATGGTGGGGTACATTCTCATAATACTCATTTATATGCATTGCTGAATTTATGTAAGCTTCATGATTTCCATGACGTCTATATTCATGCTTTCTTGGATGGACGTGATGTTGCTCCGACTATAGGCGCCACTCATATTCAGGAATTGGTCGATGAAATAGAGGAAATCGGAGTAGGAAAGATTGCCACCATAACCGGTCGTTACTATGCCATGGATAGAGATAAAAGATGGGAAAGAACTGAAATGGCATATAATGCAATAGTACTTGGTGAAGGTAAATTGTCTGTTGATCCTGTAGGTTCAGTTCGGGAATCATATGATGAAGGAGTAACAGATGAGTTTGTTCTTCCTATAGTACTGACTGAAGACGATAAGCCTGTAAAGATGCTTGAAGATGGAGACTCGGTTCTGTTCTTTAACTTCAGACCGGATAGAGGTAGACAACTATCACATGCCATTACCGATACCATATTTGAAGGTTTTGATAGGAAAGTAGTACTAAAGAATCTTCATTATACGACTATGACGGAATACGATAAAACTCTAAAAGGAGTAAATATTGCGTATCCACCGGAAACTTATGAAAATACACTGGGATATTATATATCTAAAAATGGTTATAGACAGCTTAGAATTGCAGAAACGGAAAAATATGCGCATGTTACCTTTTTCTTCAATGGCGGCGTTGAAATACCTAATGAAGGTGAGGATAGGGTATTAATTCCGTCGCCTAAGGTTGCGACATATGATTTGAAACCTGAAATGTCTGCAATTGAGGTAAAAAATGAAGCTGTAAACCGAATTAATACTGAAGATTATCAGCTGATAATTCTAAACTTTGCAAACTCCGATATGGTAGGTCATAGCGGAATTATACCGGCAGCAGTAAAAGCTGTTGAGACTGTAGATACCTGCTTGGGAGAACTTGTAGAAGCGACTCAAAAGCATGGTTATACACTTCTAGTTACTGCCGATCATGGAAATAGTGAGCAGATGATTGATAGTGAAACAGGTGGACCTTTCACTGCACACACCACAAATCCGGTTCCTTTCATAGTTATAGGAGAAGGCGATATAAAATTGGAAGAAGGTATCCTGGCGGATATTGCACCTACAATTTTAGATATAATGGGATTAAAGCAACCTGCTGAAATGACAGGTAGATCATTGATTATAAGGGAGGAATAG
- the tpiA gene encoding triose-phosphate isomerase yields the protein MRKPLIAGNWKMNFVTSEAVEFTKALVSNKFNDDVEKLICVPSVHLSELSKLLKGTDIKLGAQNMYFEESGAFTGEVSPTMLQDLKVDYVIIGHSERREIFKEDDEMINKKVISALAHSITPILCCGETLEEREKGVQEEKVKTQLIEDFKGISAEDAAKVVIAYEPIWAIGTGKTASTEDALQMIVFIRKMISELYNSETAESIRILYGGSVKPDNIREFMETGEIDGGLVGGASLKADSFAALVNY from the coding sequence ATGAGAAAACCATTAATTGCGGGTAACTGGAAGATGAATTTTGTAACATCGGAAGCTGTCGAGTTTACAAAAGCATTAGTTTCAAATAAATTTAATGATGATGTAGAAAAGCTTATATGCGTACCATCTGTACACTTAAGTGAACTTTCTAAGCTTCTTAAGGGTACGGACATTAAATTAGGTGCTCAGAATATGTACTTTGAAGAAAGTGGAGCTTTTACCGGAGAAGTATCTCCGACTATGCTTCAAGATTTAAAAGTGGATTATGTAATAATCGGTCACTCTGAGAGAAGAGAGATTTTCAAAGAGGACGATGAAATGATTAATAAAAAAGTAATCAGTGCCCTTGCACATAGTATTACACCTATACTTTGTTGTGGTGAAACTCTTGAAGAAAGAGAAAAAGGTGTTCAGGAAGAGAAGGTTAAAACTCAACTAATTGAAGATTTTAAAGGGATTTCAGCTGAAGATGCAGCCAAGGTTGTAATTGCTTATGAACCTATCTGGGCAATAGGCACCGGTAAGACGGCTTCTACTGAAGATGCTCTACAGATGATAGTGTTCATTAGAAAGATGATTAGTGAGTTATACAACTCAGAGACTGCAGAAAGTATTAGAATACTCTATGGTGGAAGTGTAAAACCTGACAATATCAGGGAGTTTATGGAAACCGGAGAAATTGATGGAGGATTAGTTGGAGGAGCAAGCTTAAAAGCTGACAGTTTTGCGGCTCTGGTCAACTATTAA